From the Candidatus Methylomirabilota bacterium genome, one window contains:
- a CDS encoding glycosyltransferase: MPRVLILTASYGSGHNVAAQSLATAFERAGASPTVVDHFRDLVHPAFERLSRGLYYWMLRRAPLAWGAAYALGDWMTSDSMLAFGATRLGAGRLAGLLQRLAPDVVVTVHATPAVAMASLAARGVRVPPHTTVVTDFVAHSQWIAPHVDRYCVAAEEVKHDFVARGIAPERIVVTGVPVRAAFETPGDPVAARAAFGLSPRLPVVLAMAGAQASLGRLPDVTRALARTPLPLQGVVVAGTDPRVEAAVRSVARGTAIRTLGHVRDIHRLMAAADLLVTKAGGMTLAEAMAVELPLVLYGSLPGQERRNERFASRCGIALVARARRDLSRVLERALTEPRLLERLRRQMRRRGRPDASRRVVSVALQREEILP; this comes from the coding sequence ATGCCGCGCGTCCTCATCCTCACCGCCAGCTACGGCTCGGGCCACAACGTGGCCGCCCAGAGCCTGGCCACCGCCTTCGAGCGCGCCGGCGCCTCCCCGACCGTCGTCGACCACTTCCGGGATCTCGTCCATCCCGCCTTCGAGCGGCTCTCGCGCGGGCTGTACTACTGGATGCTGCGCCGCGCGCCGCTGGCCTGGGGTGCGGCGTACGCGCTCGGCGACTGGATGACGAGCGACTCGATGCTCGCCTTCGGCGCTACCCGCCTGGGGGCCGGGCGCCTGGCCGGCCTCCTCCAGCGGCTGGCGCCGGACGTGGTCGTCACCGTCCACGCCACGCCCGCCGTGGCCATGGCCTCCCTCGCCGCGCGCGGCGTGCGCGTGCCACCCCACACCACGGTCGTCACCGACTTCGTGGCCCACAGCCAGTGGATCGCGCCGCACGTCGACCGTTACTGCGTGGCGGCCGAAGAGGTCAAGCACGACTTCGTCGCCCGCGGCATCGCGCCCGAGCGCATCGTGGTAACCGGCGTGCCCGTGCGCGCGGCGTTCGAGACCCCCGGCGATCCCGTGGCGGCCCGGGCCGCCTTCGGCCTCTCGCCGCGCCTGCCGGTCGTGCTGGCGATGGCCGGAGCCCAGGCCTCGCTGGGCCGCCTGCCCGACGTGACCCGCGCCCTGGCCCGCACCCCGTTGCCCCTGCAGGGCGTCGTGGTGGCCGGAACCGACCCGCGCGTCGAGGCGGCGGTGCGGAGCGTCGCGCGGGGCACGGCCATCCGGACGCTCGGCCATGTGCGCGACATCCACCGCCTGATGGCGGCGGCCGACCTGCTCGTCACCAAGGCCGGAGGCATGACGCTGGCCGAAGCGATGGCAGTCGAGCTTCCGCTCGTCCTCTACGGCTCGCTGCCCGGGCAGGAGCGCCGCAACGAGCGCTTCGCGTCACGGTGCGGCATCGCGCTGGTGGCGCGCGCGCGCCGGGATCTTTCCCGCGTCCTCGAGCGCGCGCTCACCGAGCCGCGGCTGCTCGAGCGGCTCCGCCGGCAGATGCGCCGCCGGGGCCGGCCGGACGCCAGCCGCCGCGTCGTCAGCGTCGCGCTCCAGCGCGAGGAGATCCTACCCTGA
- a CDS encoding polysaccharide deacetylase family protein, whose translation MPHLLTAGCAWRGSPAKRRIALTFDDGPDARWTPHILEILEERGVRGTFFLVGGRAARAPDVARAIAAAGHEIGNHSWSHRSLWFCSPGQTAAEIGRAHNFLGYLTGQEPRHFRPPWGMVNAAMFGALRRYGERCVFWSIQAEGLRRRPAPTQAQYVLRRARPGAIVDLHDAEGVAGAPTRLGQALPVMIDGLRAAGYDFATVAELLDDAR comes from the coding sequence GTGCCCCACCTGCTCACCGCGGGCTGCGCCTGGCGCGGCTCGCCCGCCAAGCGCCGCATCGCGTTGACATTCGACGACGGCCCCGACGCCCGGTGGACGCCACACATCCTCGAGATCCTGGAAGAGCGCGGCGTGCGAGGAACGTTTTTCCTGGTCGGCGGCCGGGCGGCGCGCGCGCCCGACGTGGCCCGGGCCATCGCCGCCGCCGGGCACGAGATCGGCAATCATAGCTGGTCGCACCGGAGTCTCTGGTTCTGCAGCCCCGGGCAGACCGCCGCCGAGATCGGCCGCGCGCACAACTTCCTCGGCTATCTGACGGGCCAGGAGCCCCGCCACTTCCGCCCGCCCTGGGGGATGGTGAACGCGGCGATGTTCGGCGCGCTGCGGCGTTACGGTGAGCGCTGCGTCTTCTGGTCGATCCAGGCGGAGGGGCTGCGTCGCCGGCCGGCCCCCACGCAGGCCCAGTACGTTCTCCGCCGCGCGCGACCGGGCGCGATCGTCGATCTGCACGACGCCGAGGGCGTGGCCGGAGCGCCCACCCGGCTCGGCCAGGCGCTGCCGGTGATGATCGACGGGCTGCGCGCCGCCGGCTACGACTTCGCGACGGTGGCCGAGCTCCTCGACGACGCCCGCTGA
- a CDS encoding helix-turn-helix domain-containing protein, with amino-acid sequence MPRRYGQVCPVAKSLELVGERWTLLVIRDLLPGPRRFQDLQASLPGIAPNILSERIKRMEAHGLVEHRLYSDHPPRAEYALTDKGRELGLVVGALAQWGAHHVYPQAALVNEDCGHAVKLVYFCPECSRRVQGAGVKLARAPRRHRARQRASSRSSATVAKS; translated from the coding sequence ATGCCCAGGCGCTACGGCCAAGTCTGTCCGGTGGCGAAGTCGCTCGAGCTGGTGGGCGAGCGATGGACGCTGCTCGTCATCCGCGATCTACTGCCCGGGCCGCGCCGCTTCCAGGACCTCCAGGCGTCGCTCCCGGGGATCGCGCCCAACATCCTGTCGGAGCGGATCAAGCGCATGGAGGCGCACGGCCTGGTCGAACACCGCCTGTACTCCGATCATCCGCCCCGCGCGGAGTACGCGCTGACCGACAAGGGGCGGGAGTTGGGCCTCGTCGTGGGGGCCCTGGCGCAGTGGGGCGCGCATCACGTATATCCGCAGGCCGCGCTCGTGAACGAGGACTGCGGGCACGCGGTGAAGCTCGTCTACTTCTGCCCGGAATGCAGCCGGCGGGTGCAGGGTGCGGGGGTGAAGCTCGCGCGGGCGCCGCGCCGCCACCGCGCCCGTCAGCGGGCGTCGTCGAGGAGCTCGGCCACCGTCGCGAAGTCGTAG
- a CDS encoding MATE family efflux transporter, with amino-acid sequence MGHRVGAAAGPLAGRTRLLLEAPIAPTLLRLAAPNVVVMAVQVVVSAGEAYFVGWLGADALAGASLAFPLIMLMQTMSAGGMGGGVASAIARALGGGRRGDADALVAHAVVISLVMGVGFTTALLLGGPALYRAMGGTSGALAAALAYSDVVFGGALAFWLFNTLASVVRGTGNMLLPAGVVVGGAALTLSLSPTLIFGRGPIPPLGIAGAGVAVVAYYSVGTLVLLGYLLSGRSLVRIPFFGVPFRRALFWEILRVGAPGALNTIQTNLTVVLLTGLVGPFGTFALAGYGMGARLEYLQIPLVFGFGSALVTMVGTNVGAGRQARAERIAWVGAGMAATVTGAIGVCAALFPGAWLGLFSAEPEVLAAGAAYLRTVGPAYGFFGLGLALYFASQGAGRLLWPLVAGFSRLVTAAAGGWVAIHWLGGGLGALFVAMALAFVVFGVTLTLAVKRGAWRSS; translated from the coding sequence GTGGGGCATCGCGTTGGGGCCGCCGCCGGGCCGCTCGCCGGCCGCACCCGTCTGCTCCTGGAGGCGCCGATCGCCCCCACGCTGCTGCGCCTGGCCGCGCCAAACGTGGTCGTCATGGCCGTGCAAGTCGTGGTGAGCGCCGGCGAGGCGTACTTCGTCGGCTGGCTGGGCGCGGACGCGCTGGCGGGCGCCTCGCTCGCGTTCCCGCTGATCATGCTGATGCAGACGATGTCCGCCGGCGGGATGGGAGGCGGCGTCGCCTCGGCGATCGCGCGCGCTCTGGGGGGCGGCCGCCGGGGCGATGCCGACGCGCTGGTGGCCCACGCGGTCGTGATCTCGCTCGTCATGGGAGTGGGCTTCACGACGGCGCTGCTTCTCGGGGGACCGGCGCTCTACCGCGCGATGGGGGGCACGAGCGGCGCGCTCGCTGCCGCCCTGGCGTACTCGGACGTCGTGTTCGGTGGCGCGCTGGCGTTCTGGCTCTTCAACACGCTGGCCAGCGTCGTCCGGGGCACCGGGAACATGCTGCTGCCCGCGGGCGTCGTCGTCGGTGGGGCGGCGCTGACGCTGAGCCTCTCGCCGACCCTCATTTTCGGTCGGGGCCCGATTCCTCCGCTGGGCATCGCCGGCGCGGGCGTCGCCGTCGTCGCGTACTACAGCGTGGGCACACTGGTACTCCTGGGCTACCTTCTGTCGGGCCGGAGCCTCGTGCGGATCCCGTTCTTCGGAGTCCCCTTTCGCCGGGCGCTGTTCTGGGAGATCCTGCGCGTCGGGGCGCCGGGCGCGCTCAACACGATCCAGACCAATCTCACGGTCGTGCTGCTCACCGGCCTCGTCGGCCCCTTCGGTACCTTCGCCCTGGCCGGCTACGGGATGGGCGCCCGGCTCGAGTACCTACAAATTCCTCTGGTCTTCGGCTTCGGCTCGGCGCTGGTGACGATGGTCGGAACCAACGTCGGTGCGGGCCGCCAGGCCCGCGCCGAGCGCATCGCCTGGGTGGGCGCCGGCATGGCGGCCACCGTGACCGGCGCCATCGGGGTTTGCGCGGCCCTCTTTCCCGGCGCGTGGCTCGGTCTCTTCAGCGCCGAGCCCGAGGTTCTGGCGGCGGGCGCGGCATACCTTAGAACCGTCGGACCCGCCTACGGCTTCTTCGGACTCGGTCTCGCCCTGTACTTCGCCTCGCAGGGCGCCGGCCGGCTCCTCTGGCCGCTCGTCGCCGGCTTCAGCCGGCTCGTCACCGCAGCCGCGGGCGGCTGGGTAGCGATCCACTGGCTGGGCGGTGGGCTCGGCGCGCTGTTCGTGGCGATGGCGCTGGCCTTCGTAGTCTTCGGAGTCACGCTCACACTGGCCGTGAAGCGTGGTGCGTGGCGATCGTCATGA
- a CDS encoding PaaI family thioesterase, which yields MPRLLDLIQMMVRREVPPPPIAELVGFTLTSVEPGRAVVELEATERHANPMGTLHGGVLCDVADAAMGIAYASTLGEAETFTTLELKINFLKPVWKAKLRAEGRVVKAGRTVGLVECDVRDDQGELVARATSTCLTLRGGQARGR from the coding sequence ATGCCCAGACTGCTGGACCTCATCCAGATGATGGTGCGCCGCGAGGTGCCGCCGCCACCGATCGCCGAGCTGGTGGGCTTCACCCTCACCTCCGTCGAGCCCGGCCGGGCCGTGGTGGAGCTCGAGGCCACCGAGCGCCACGCCAACCCCATGGGCACGCTGCACGGGGGGGTGCTCTGCGACGTGGCCGACGCCGCCATGGGGATCGCCTACGCCAGTACCCTCGGCGAGGCCGAGACGTTCACGACCCTGGAGCTGAAGATCAACTTTCTCAAGCCGGTCTGGAAGGCCAAGCTCCGGGCCGAGGGCCGCGTCGTCAAGGCCGGGCGAACGGTCGGTCTCGTCGAGTGCGACGTGCGGGACGATCAGGGAGAGCTCGTCGCCCGGGCGACGAGCACGTGCCTGACCCTGCGAGGCGGGCAGGCGCGCGGGCGCTGA